GTACCTATAGAGATAGGGAGCCCCGGATGTTGCCTAGCTGGCACGAAGGGAAGGTGCGCGGCTGGGCCGCCAAGCATGCCCCAGACAGAAGAAATACGAAAGAGAGCAAGAGGTGGCCGCAGAGACAAGATGATCAATCCCAGGCCCATCACTCACGCGGCGTCGCTAGGCGTGCATGGGTGTGCTATTCCTTTTTGGCATCTGCGCGTCTTCTTTCATTCGCTTTGAGCTGCGCtaagacacacacacacacacgggagGAGAAACGGAGACTCGGTGAAAACGGCGCATAGGTAAGACGGAAACGGTTGGGAGTTCATTCGCACACCTTTCGTTGTATGTCTGGACGGAGCAAAGCAGCAAAATCGAAGTCGGTGACGACGAAGTGACGGTGATCGCGCAGCAGGTACGAGGCCGAGCCCATCTCGTTTAGGCGGCTGCGGATGCGCGCAAAGCTCATGAGCTCCTCCTCATTCCTAAAGTTGTAGGAGGCTGCGTGCCCGCTCCGATCatcctcgccctcgctgtAAACCTCGGTTCCAAAGCTGCCGCCTGCGGAACAGGTcgcatcaccgccgcgacCGGAGTCGACGTCCGCCAGGGCCCGCACGTCGCTCGTGGAGTAGGTGGAGTCCATGAGATGCGTCCACGGTACAGAGGAAGTGAAGAGCAGCTTAACGTTGTTCTGGTACATCTCATCCACCAGCACGACGAACTGGTGCGCCGCGTTAGAGCTCACGTTGCCCATCTGCGGCACGTTTGTGACAATGACGGTGTGGAACTGCAGGGCGATGAGTTGGATGTCAGCTGAGGATAGCCCTTCTCGCGCGCCGCAGATGTCGGTAAAGTCGAACACGGCACATCCAGCGCATCGCAGCGGGATCacgacgctgcggccgtgGTGCCACAGTGTGTCCTCCTTGATCCACGCAAGCTCTCCGCCACCAGCCCCGAAAGCATGCTCGACACGCCGCATCAGCCGCTCCACGTTTGCCTTCGTGTTCGGGTGCAAAAAGATAAGCTGGTGGTGCCGCTCCGCAGCCTCCTTCACGCGATAGTCACGGATATCGGCGCAGTGCACAACATtgcagtgctgccgcagcacagGAAGGAAAGCGTTAAAGGAAGCGGAAACACGACATAGATCCTCCGGGGGGCGGTTGCTCGTCGTGATTAGGAAGAGTCCTTCACGGAGCGCCTcgctgaagaaggcggcgagcAACGCGGCGTGAGCCACATCGAAGGTCTGAAATTCGTCGAAGCACAGGATAGGCGTCtcgtgcagcacctcctgcacaACCACGTTGATGGGACGGACGGCATCCagcgccctcttctctttcggCGACACGGCtgaccggcgccgccgcgtcagcgCCATCTCCGCGCGAAAGAGGCGGTCCTCCAGTTCACTCATGAAAGAGTGCAGGTGGGAACGGCGCTTCGCATACGGGGTAGCGCAGAGGTCAAAGAGGTCCAGTATCATCGTCTTCCCGATTCCCACATCACCCCACAGGTACAGCCCACGTTTTTCCACAACGCCAATATTCTCCGCCTCCAAGAGGCCCAGCGTGCGAGTGACAGAGTCGGGGAATGCCTGCCTCGCCTGCTTCGCGAGGGATGCCCAAATAGACCTCCGAAGTGAGCGCGACGCTTGCACCCAGTGGCCCCTTTCATCGCTCGCTGACATGCAAGGCCGGGTGTACGGCGATACCTTGCCGGCAGCCTCGTCTGAGTAGCACTGGTGAATGAACTGGAGAAGGGATGTGCATGCTTCTGACATATAGCGTTGGCGAGCGTCGGCCGTTATGACACCTTTACGCGCAAGCTGTTCGTACGCCTCAACCACGGTGCGTTTCGTGGAGATGTGGCTCGACCACACGTTCCTTCGgcacccgcagcggcgcaacaTGTACCGTCAATAAAGCGGGGGCGGTGCcgaaagggaaaaaaagaaggcaaaGTTGTGTGTGCAGCGCGCAGCTGTCCGCCCCCCACAAAGGCGCGTGCTCTGGCAATGAAGATGCGCcaaccacacgcacacaacgacAAAACGTGAACGACacaggaaaacaaaaaattGAAGTCGCAGTTCGAAAGAAAGACGTGCCTGCCAACACCGGCAGTgcgcgcagcagtggcagaggAAAGGAGCTCGATACGAAAGCGCCTCAGAGGCtcagagagaagcagcggtggtAGCGAGTACTTCGCTTCCCACCTTCTTGCTTTTTTCCCATGCCCCTTTCGTGCCACGGTCGACGAAAAGGGGAGATGGGCTGCACAGGTGTACCGCTTCGCGTACTGTACgtccgcgcacacgcatgaaACTCAGTAGCGCCTCATGAGGGTGCGGAAACGAGACACCTCCCAACGCTAGTGAACAATGGACGAGGGTGAAGGTGATGTTGACGAGGGGGGAGGTTGCGGCGGCTTGGTGAGTGCAGCGTATTGATGAAGAGAGCACACAACAGAGAAGGGGTTCgacaaaacgaaaacaaaagcgAGAccaagagagggaggagtaTGGAGGAAGGAGAACTACAGTGAGCGAGAGCCGTATCCGCCGGTTGGGCACTCCGCGTACACCTACACGTACGCCGGTGAGTCTCGGCACATCAGCTCTTACGTGGGACCCAGCTGCGAGTGTGGGGCACGGCCCCTTCCACAAGAGGCGCCCTTTGGCGTCGTTGATTTTGCGCGTTGACTCGCCGTCCACGGACAGCgtgaaaaaagaaaaaacagaAGGCATgcacccgcgcacacgctcacgaGATGACCCATCAGAAATCAACCATCACCCTCATCCATCATTCACTAATCGAATAGGCAGAgatggcgaggaggggaggcgagagaaggcggaTACCCCGAGCCTTTTCCGGTTTGCTCTTCGCGGCTGCCATCAGCTGAGAGCCAGTGTTGCGGTGCGAAGCTCCTCGAGCGTCGCCGCTTCTGTCtcatcgacgctgccgcgttgCAAGGAGGCCATAACCGCGTCCTTCGCTCTCTCCAAAGCCGATGGCATTCCCGCTTCCGATTTCAGGCGGCCTACGACGCCAGCGACCGCCTTCCCAGGAACCTCAACGTGGCACCGAAAGCAGTGGTGTACGAGCAGGGTGCACAATGAGGAGAGAAGCTTGCCGTTGGCGGTGGCATCCTCCCTCGAGACAGACGCTGCCTTCACCTCCTGGGCCACAGACTCCTTGATCTTCACATACATATCTCGCTCCACCTTCTTGTTCGGCTGGTGAAACgatgcgacagcgacgacgccggaGCCACTCATCTCGCGCAGGGTGTCGAGGAACGCCCCGACCGATTTGTCTTTGAGGGCGTCAAGAAGAGGTATGAGGCTGTTGCGTCGACTCTCCGAAAAggtcagcagcgccttcatGAGCTGGGCTGGCTGGCTCACCTGCttgagcgccgctgccacatTCTTGCTCCACTCCGGCATGTCCAGACTCTCGTTCCGGATGACCTGCCTCGCCATCTCATACGCCTCTGTGGACATGACGTGCCGAGCAACGGCCGCAGACGTCGCCCCATCAAGCTGGTCCAGAGCCCACTCCACCCCTTTCGCGGTGACCCAGAGATGGGTCCAGCGCGTTGCGAGCTCCTCCTGCAACGCGCCTCTGAACTGCTTCaactccgccgccgcattCTTGGCAGCCgacagcgccagctgctgctccaacgcctccaccaccccGCCCCACATATCCACCAACTCCCGGAGAACCTCGCCATACCGGTCTCGCGGCAGCCTCAGCACGGAGGCGATCGtgtccgctgccgcggtgctcACGGGCACACTCGACTTTTTGGCGTTTGCCAAGGCGGGGGGAAGGGCCGTCTTGACCTCCTCttcggctgccgcggagAGCAACACGGTGTTGGCGATGAGCGTGGCGCTCTCCAGCCCAGGGTACAGCTCGCGCAGACGCTCCTCTAGCAACGGCCAgtccttctccatctccacAAACAGCGGAAGCTGCTCCACAACGTCCACGGCGAGCGCCTCTCGGTCCACCAGGCTCTGCAAGGCGGGCAGATTGCTGAGGTAGCGATCCGACACGAACCCGTTAGCGAGCGGGTACCCACACAAGGGGTGCTTGGCACTCGCTCGCACTGTCACACGCACTGCTGCCTCCCTGGCCATAGCAGCCGCCCTGCCCCCTTGGCCTTTCCTTCGACCCTTTCGCTGATTGgccggcgccgaggcggTCGAGGACGCCATGGCTGTCGCCGCCTGCTcggccgcagccgcatcagGTGGGTTGTAGCGCTCGATCAAGTACTGGCGAGGGTTGCTAATCCCCTGTCGCAGTAGCGGGGCGTACTCGACACAGCCGTTCGATGCGTACAAgttctccacctccgccgtgCGCTTCGCCTCGTACACGAGTGGGACATAAATGCTTGATCCATCAAAGCGGCCAGGGAGCTCGTCGCGGACCGCAGCAACGACTGTGCTCATCAACGGAGCGAAGAGCTCGTTGCGCTTGTAGAAGGCGTCCAGCCGAACcggctcctccgccgccagcagcccgGCACGCACTACCATGCGCTGTAGCTTCACAAACTGCGTCGTGTAAAGCGACGCATCTTGCATGACGGCGTCGATGCGTCCACGCTCCACTGCTCTGTGGAGCAAGCTCTTTGCAAACAGGGAGCTCAGCTGGTTCATGGAGGCAAACTGCGAGATAGCGAGCGAGCCCTGCTCCTTCAGGAGGTCCCCTGCAGCGAGCACTATCGCGTCCAGATACCCGTCTGTCATCAGCTCACCGCCTTCGAGGGTGAGGATGGGGTTCTCCTCCAACACACTAGGCAGAGCGCGCTCCACCTGGAAGGTGTGAACGCTCAGAAGCCCTGGTAGATCGACGACGTTTAGCCGCCCGCCGTTGGCTAGCACCTCGTCCACGATCTCGCGCTTCAGTTCATCCCAGGTGAGGTACTCCTTGGCGTCTGTGGTGAAGAGGAGATCAATAAGGTTTTTCTTAATTAGCGCATTGGCAATCTCGACAGCGTTGCGCTCAGTGATTTGGTTTGGCACCTGCTCCTTCTGCAGCGACTGGAACCGCTTGACGAGTTCACTCAGCTCCACGTCGTCCATGGTGCCTGCGGCAAAAGCAAAGGACCAGGAAGAGAGTAACGCACCTCGACGCACTGCAGCAGTCGAACGGCGGAGAGAAAAGCGTGAGCGAGAGGAAGGTGAGATTGGAAGGAGATCCGAAGAATGCGCGACGTGGCAAAACGGAAGAGGTCGGCGTTGACCACACATGCAAAGAGCCCCGCAATAGGCAACACTGACGATCGTCAACAGTGAGTCATCATGGGCGCAGACGTAAACCGCAGTAAAccacaagagaaaaaaaaaactgcaACGAACGCGCAGCATCAGAcagtgccgcagcgtctGAACAGggcgcgcaccagcacaaTGAGTTCCGGACACAAGACGGGCGTCATTCATCCACCGTCATGCACATGACCCCCCCCGCTCACTTTCTCTCCCGCTGACGTGAATGAGGCTCGCTTGCCACTTGGGCTGCCCGATCCCTCCACGTCACCGCGGTATCTGGCGTGGTATTCTTGAAGCATGCACGCCGGACATAATGGCGAGGAAGCACCATCGACACAATACGCAAATGTGGCACCAAGACCGATACGCACCCAAGAAAGTAGGCTGCACGTTAGCGGATGATGCTCAGGTAGATGCACACCACGAAAACGCATCCTGGAAAAGACTTTCACACGCTCTGCATGTCTGACGCTGGCTACTCCAGCTCAGCTCCCGATACGCGGGCTAGCTGAGAGGACGTGAGTGCCACGTGCGTAcacctcgccgctgctttcGGCCTCGAACGAGAAATCTGTAAAGACGATGTTGCCCTCCTGGCGCACGAGTCGCGTCATGCAGTTACACTTTTTGTCCTCGAACACGGCGGATAGGAAGCTGATTTCCAAGCTCACCGATTCCACACACGTCTGCGGCAGATGTGCGCGGACGTGAATCTTTGTGAAGGCGTCTGCCAAGCTGGACAGGGCCCC
This genomic stretch from Leishmania donovani BPK282A1 complete genome, chromosome 36 harbors:
- a CDS encoding ATPase, putative: MLRRCGCRRNVWSSHISTKRTVVEAYEQLARKGVITADARQRYMSEACTSLLQFIHQCYSDEAAGKVSPYTRPCMSASDERGHWVQASRSLRRSIWASLAKQARQAFPDSVTRTLGLLEAENIGVVEKRGLYLWGDVGIGKTMILDLFDLCATPYAKRRSHLHSFMSELEDRLFRAEMALTRRRRSAVSPKEKRALDAVRPINVVVQEVLHETPILCFDEFQTFDVAHAALLAAFFSEALREGLFLITTSNRPPEDLCRVSASFNAFLPVLRQHCNVVHCADIRDYRVKEAAERHHQLIFLHPNTKANVERLMRRVEHAFGAGGGELAWIKEDTLWHHGRSVVIPLRCAGCAVFDFTDICGAREGLSSADIQLIALQFHTVIVTNVPQMGNVSSNAAHQFVVLVDEMYQNNVKLLFTSSVPWTHLMDSTYSTSDVRALADVDSGRGGDATCSAGGSFGTEVYSEGEDDRSGHAASYNFRNEEELMSFARIRSRLNEMGSASYLLRDHRHFVVTDFDFAALLRPDIQRKVCE